Proteins from a single region of Bombus huntii isolate Logan2020A chromosome 2, iyBomHunt1.1, whole genome shotgun sequence:
- the LOC126878141 gene encoding Wilms tumor protein homolog isoform X1, with protein sequence MIEEAAMFDMTDELLFSALGLTMDTGVERQLFSTNSTSFACDYEASSCRTTPRSDDSETVDQSNNVGNTIECYTDLTCPAKTSWNEWSDNNSTPLSGTGCLSELSELSELDSELEWCLDRSWNSGLPDRTPLCTAGCEGFLHLPLPNPQQTFQREEPLWVLGIDLRALDDTLEASGIDYNNNQVEENISSAAAAALATHDYTNRSLANAAEDRCFPCTYQGCVKVYAKASHLKAHLRRHTGEKPFACTWSGCGWRFSRSDELARHRRSHSGVKPYPCEMCSKRFARSDHLAKHRKVHRKNTYPLFHGGRGLRGEKMNSILPAEI encoded by the exons ATGATAGAAGAGGCTGCGATGTTCGAC ATGACGGACGAGTTGTTGTTCTCCGCGTTGGGCCTGACCATGGACACAGGTGTCGAGAGGCAACTGTTCTCCACGAATTCCACGAGTTTCGCATGCGACTACGAGGCATCCTCTTGCAGAACGACGCCACGCAGCGATGACTCGGAGACCGTCGATCAATCGAATAATGTAGGGAACACGATCGAGTGTTACACGGATCTGACTTGTCCGGCGAAGACATCTTGGAACGAATGGTCTGATAACAATTCAACGCCACTGTCAG GTACAGGATGTCTAAGCGAACTAAGCGAACTGAGTGAGTTAGACTCGGAGTTGGAATGGTGTTTAGACAGAAGCTGGAACTCGGGTCTTCCAGACAGGACACCGTTGTGCACAGCAGGCTGCGAGGGTTTTCTACACCTTCCTCTGCCCAACCCACAGCAAACGTTTCAACGAGAGGAACCATTATGGGTGCTTGGGATCGATTTGAGAGCCCTCGATGATACCTTGGAAGCCAGCGGTATAG ATTATAACAATAATCAagtagaagaaaatatttcgtcAGCAGCTGCCGCGGCACTAGCAACCCACGACTACACTAATCGCAGTTTGGCGAACGCGGCTGAGGATCGATGCTTTCCTTGCACTTATCAAGGATGCGTCAAG GTCTATGCAAAGGCGTCCCACTTGAAAGCTCACCTACGTCGGCACACAGGCGAGAAACCATTTGCCTGCACGTGGTCCGGTTGCGGATGGCGGTTCAGCCGATCCGATGAACTAGCCAGGCATAGACGATCGCACTCAGGCGTAAAGCCTTATCCATGCGAAATGTGCTCGAAGAGGTTCGCGCGCAGCGACCACTTAGCCAAACATCGTAAAGTGCACAGAAAGAACACTTACCCATTGTTTCACGGAGGAAGAGGGCTACGCGGAGAAAAGATGAATTCCATTCTACCAGCGGAGATTTAG
- the LOC126878141 gene encoding Wilms tumor protein homolog isoform X2, which translates to MTDELLFSALGLTMDTGVERQLFSTNSTSFACDYEASSCRTTPRSDDSETVDQSNNVGNTIECYTDLTCPAKTSWNEWSDNNSTPLSGTGCLSELSELSELDSELEWCLDRSWNSGLPDRTPLCTAGCEGFLHLPLPNPQQTFQREEPLWVLGIDLRALDDTLEASGIDYNNNQVEENISSAAAAALATHDYTNRSLANAAEDRCFPCTYQGCVKVYAKASHLKAHLRRHTGEKPFACTWSGCGWRFSRSDELARHRRSHSGVKPYPCEMCSKRFARSDHLAKHRKVHRKNTYPLFHGGRGLRGEKMNSILPAEI; encoded by the exons ATGACGGACGAGTTGTTGTTCTCCGCGTTGGGCCTGACCATGGACACAGGTGTCGAGAGGCAACTGTTCTCCACGAATTCCACGAGTTTCGCATGCGACTACGAGGCATCCTCTTGCAGAACGACGCCACGCAGCGATGACTCGGAGACCGTCGATCAATCGAATAATGTAGGGAACACGATCGAGTGTTACACGGATCTGACTTGTCCGGCGAAGACATCTTGGAACGAATGGTCTGATAACAATTCAACGCCACTGTCAG GTACAGGATGTCTAAGCGAACTAAGCGAACTGAGTGAGTTAGACTCGGAGTTGGAATGGTGTTTAGACAGAAGCTGGAACTCGGGTCTTCCAGACAGGACACCGTTGTGCACAGCAGGCTGCGAGGGTTTTCTACACCTTCCTCTGCCCAACCCACAGCAAACGTTTCAACGAGAGGAACCATTATGGGTGCTTGGGATCGATTTGAGAGCCCTCGATGATACCTTGGAAGCCAGCGGTATAG ATTATAACAATAATCAagtagaagaaaatatttcgtcAGCAGCTGCCGCGGCACTAGCAACCCACGACTACACTAATCGCAGTTTGGCGAACGCGGCTGAGGATCGATGCTTTCCTTGCACTTATCAAGGATGCGTCAAG GTCTATGCAAAGGCGTCCCACTTGAAAGCTCACCTACGTCGGCACACAGGCGAGAAACCATTTGCCTGCACGTGGTCCGGTTGCGGATGGCGGTTCAGCCGATCCGATGAACTAGCCAGGCATAGACGATCGCACTCAGGCGTAAAGCCTTATCCATGCGAAATGTGCTCGAAGAGGTTCGCGCGCAGCGACCACTTAGCCAAACATCGTAAAGTGCACAGAAAGAACACTTACCCATTGTTTCACGGAGGAAGAGGGCTACGCGGAGAAAAGATGAATTCCATTCTACCAGCGGAGATTTAG